In the Topomyia yanbarensis strain Yona2022 chromosome 3, ASM3024719v1, whole genome shotgun sequence genome, one interval contains:
- the LOC131688768 gene encoding pickpocket protein 28-like has protein sequence MKEEHWYVAILRQRLISSMHDILSNYQIEMRTMGNFRKLNLLLREYCSENFVFAARYLAQRRLSRCDRLWWALWIVVSLAACVFAMLTMIRKWNDNPIVTVYAPRFLPISTIPFPAITICPLTKSRVDVFNLTRTLELVKNNSALDEDSEMKLRVLSHVCPFSRFWMKYIKRENEDVFKSLKIMTIPFRETTSLCMWRFKFVPCSSMLGETLVDDGICYTFNALAPNETYRTQNISPDFLSLASAAAPSDWTRENGYRRNAGLNAYPHRPFSAGLISGLIVALSVRKIDQEFACQGPYTGYKFSVHAPDEIALTEDQFFRLNTLNAVILNLRPEVIITSKHSKSLSPEKRNCYFANEYYLRYFKLYNVDNCIAECVSNYTYKHCGCVRFTLPRSADMKICDASQIACYRSAYAKLYDEYIREAVNNKLPGHCLCYPSCNKITYNVEISQFPFYFEEFNAASRFSPEAYSKVDAAVMYVSFKERRYIPLWRGELLGMTDVIAKFGGLFALLMGASVLSLGEIFYYCCIRPLRRERQPRPVIEKRQVQLVLPWMPPNRQVYVSQRWM, from the exons GATGCGAACCATGGGCAATTTTCGAAAGCTAAACCTTTTGCTGCGCGAATACTGTTCCGAAAATTTTGTGTTTGCTGCTCGATATCTTGCCCAACGTCGATTGAGCCGTTGTGATAG ACTCTGGTGGGCATTGTGGATCGTAGTGTCATTGGCGGCCTGCGTTTTCGCCATGCTAACAATGATCCGGAAATGGAATGATAACCCCATAGTGACTGTGTATGCACCACGATTTCTACCGATTTCCACGATTCCATTCCCGGCCATCACCATTTGTCCTCTAACGAAATCGCGCGTGGATGTGTTCAATCTTACTCGAACGCTTGAACTAGTGAAGAACAATTCGGCGCTGGATGAAGATAG CGAAATGAAACTGCGAGTTCTATCACATGTGTGTCCGTTTTCTCGTTTTTGGATGAAGTATATTAAAAGAGAAAATGAAGATGTTTTCAAAAGTTTGAAAATCATGACCATACCGTTCCGTGAGACAACATCCCTGTGTATGTGGAGGTTTAAGTTTGTCCCCTGTAGCAGCATGCTGGGGGAAACACTTGTAGATGATGGAATTTGCTATACTTTCAACGCATTAGCACCGAATGAAACATACCGAACGCAAAACATTTCGCCAGACTTTCTCAGCCTCGCCAGTGCAGCAGCTCCATCTGATTGGACGCGAGAGAACGGATATCGTCGCAATGCTGGATTAAACGCGTATCCACATCGTCCGTTTTCTGCGGGGTTGATCTCGGGATTGATCGTTGCATTATCGGTGAGAAAAATTGATCAAGAATTTGCGTGTCAG ggCCCATATACAGGATATAAATTTTCCGTTCATGCTCCCGATGAGATCGCATTGACGGAGGATCAATTCTTCCGGCTGAACACACTAAATGCCGTTATTTTAAATCTTCGACCCGAGGTAATCATTACTTCAAAGCATTCAAAATCACTTTCTCCGGAGAAACGCAACTGTTACTTCGCCAACGAATATTATCTGCGTTACTTCAAATTATACAATGTCGATAATTGTATTGCGGAATGCGTTTCAAACTACACTTATAAACATTGTGGATGTGTAAGGTTTACTCTACCACGATCGGCCGACATGAAGATTTGCGATGCCAGTCAGATCGCTTGCTATCGTAGTGCTTACGCGAAACTATACGATGAATACATCAGAGAGGCTGTAAACAACAAACTTCCTGGACATTGTTTGTGTTACCCGTCATGTAATAAGATCACGTACAATGTGGAAATCTCGCAGTTCCCATTTTACTTCGAAGAATTCAATGCGGCTTCTAGATTTTCACCCGAGGCATACTCCAA AGTCGATGCTGCGGTAATGTATGTTTCCTTCAAAGAACGTCGCTATATTCCATTGTGGAGGGGTGAGCTGCTAGGTATGACGGATGTAATTGCTAAGTTCGGTGGATTGTTCGCCCTTCTGATGGGTGCCAGTGTTTTAAGTTTGGGAGAAATTTTCTACTACTGTTGCATTCGACCTCTGCGAAGAGAGCGTCAACCAAGACCTGTGATCGAAAAACGACAAGTTCAGCTGGTGTTGCCGTGGATGCCCCCAAATAGGCAGGTTTATGTTTCGCAACGTTGGATGTAA
- the LOC131687120 gene encoding pickpocket protein 28-like, with the protein MYAARANKFKPSSPPAPATRSYLQESKKLAREFCNNTSIHGVKYFVGSERALIEKIWWIAVFLLSLYGCGRLIYTVYRKWDHEPVIVTFAQKPTPVFQIPFPAITICPETKVKMDVFNFTKTFHLSVDYEMRKTLSADEMRKLHAMLQICEFGFNDQLFNQTYDDDCVKLLEELSIPQDEMFVSCGWHQMNLECAEEFTLILTDVGYCYSFNMMASDDIMRKDQLHPDSRYIAETRSSHNWSLDDGYRPGTDINTYPRRALGAGLRAGVFALLKVNESDMDYLCGNSFQGFKVLLHMPNEYPQLLNQHFRVPLNQEVAVSVTPRMIETSESIVSYKPTRRQCFFDKERYLKYFRIYTQSNCELECLTNFTLNRCGCVKFSMPRAPNVRICGIGMQTCYDLATVELLELEVKIREDHRLKDLDECNCLPSCTAVHYNTEISQASFEWKRLISVFQMFKEALTGVQVSHLQVFLKDAQFIPVKRNELFGLTDFLANCGGLLGLFMGVSILSLVEIFYYCVIKPVIMWSKSKREDNQTKHIKPFGSNLEKLDNKQLNIWRNDMQEFGKF; encoded by the exons ATGTACGCGGCCAGAGCTAATAAATTCAAACCAAGCTCGCCTCCCGCTCCGGCGACCCGTAGCTACCTACAGGAATCGAAAAAACTAGCCAGAGAGTTTTGCAACAATACCTCCATCCACggtgtaaaatatttcgttggTTCGGAACGTGCACTGATCGAAAAAATCTGGTGGATCGCAGTATTTTTGCTCTCGTTGTACGGTTGTGGAAGACTCATCTATACAGTGTATAGGAAATGGGACCACGAACCGGTAATTGTCACGTTTGCTCAAAAACCGACCCCGGTGTTCCAGATTCCTTTTCCGGCTATAACAATTTGTCCGGAAACCAAGGTGAAGATGGATGTGTTTAATTTCACGAAGACTTTCCACCTTAGCGTGGATTATGAAATGAGGAAAACTCTTAGTGCGGACGA AATGAGAAAACTGCATGCAATGCTGCAGATCTGTGAGTTCGGGTTTAATGATCAACTGTTCAACCAAACATACGACGACGATTGCGTGAAACTGTTGGAAGAATTGTCGATTCCACAGGATGAAATGTTCGTCAGCTGTGGTTGGCACCAGATGAACCTGGAATGTGCGGAAGAATTTACACTGATCTTAACCGATGTTGGGTACTGCTACAGTTTCAACATGATGGCTAGTGATGATATCATGCGAAAGGATCAACTTCACCCGGACTCCCGGTATATAGCGGAAACGCGTTCCTCCCACAATTGGTCTCTAGATGATGGCTACCGACCGGGAACGGATATTAACACCTATCCACGACGTGCCCTCGGGGCTGGATTGAGAGCCGGAGTGTTTGCCTTGCTGAAAGTCAACGAAAGCGATATGGATTATCTTTGTGGT AACTCGTTTCAGGGATTCAAAGTGCTTTTACACATGCCAAACGAATATCCTCAGCTATTGAATCAACACTTTCGGGTCCCATTAAATCAAGAAGTAGCTGTATCAGTCACTCCCAGAATGATTGAAACTTCCGAAAGTATTGTGTCATACAAGCCTACCCGCCGGCAGTGTTTTTTCGATAAAGAGCGATATTTGAAGTATTTCCGCATCTACACTCAATCCAACTGCGAACTGGAATGTTTgaccaattttacactaaaccgATGTGGATGCGTTAAGTTCTCTATGCCTAGGGCACCGAATGTAAGAATCTGCGGAATTGGTATGCAAACATGCTACGACCTAGCAACGGTAGAGCTGTTGGAACTGGAAGTGAAGATTCGAGAGGATCACAGATTGAAGGATTTGGACGAATGCAACTGTCTCCCCTCGTGTACAGCGGTGCACTACAATACGGAGATATCGCAGGCTTCTTTCGAGTGGAAGCGACTGATTTCGGTGTTTCAAATGTTCAAGGAAGCATTGACAGG GGTTCAGGTGTCCCATTTGCAAGTGTTCTTGAAGGATGCCCAATTTATACCGGTCAAACGCAATGAGCTGTTTGGGTTAACGGATTTCTTGGCAAACTGCGGCGGACTTTTGGGACTGTTTATGGGCGTTAGTATTCTTAGCCTGGTGGAGATTTTCTACTATTGCGTAATCAAACCCGTTATAATGTGGAGCAAGTCCAAGAGGGAAGATAATCAAACAAAGCATATTAAACCATTTGGCAGTAATCTGGAAAAACTTGACAATAAGCAATTGAATATTTGGCGGAATGATATGCAGGAGTTTGGAAAATTTTAA
- the LOC131687121 gene encoding pickpocket protein 28-like: MAAQNQGYLRRLWHEYCLGSSVYPSRYLAMQQLTMAERLWWVFWLSSAIAACILSVVLAYRQWASSPVYISYGNNLVPTWDIPFPAVTICPMTQTKVEYLNLSDAYRRLNDDVELENYEYVYLRAVTHVCPMVDLWYTFYEPLRMDVIKVLQSIAIPMEDMFAACRLRKVQVPCSAIISQSITQLGICYTFNAISSDDLFKKDNLQREYSYSSANIKSEGWTLEDGYPHTGDANTYPFRPIGIGKKSSLGLVLISRKIDQDSCCNGPFNGYYVSVHRPDEVPLFRSQYFRLPHLSFLSLNIKPELTFISKALQKNNFERRQCYFSGERELRYFKVYNYNNCLLECIANYTLQQCGCVSFDMPRSAEVHVCDASEKFCYEDAADDVVASYDELNTTDEWQEPCGCVPPCTTLKYDVEIYRLPLDFNSFAKAAGNLSRNYTGIEPAMLNIGFKNNWMLPLQRREMMGLSDILSHFGGLFGLLMGASVISLLELLYFCFVRPCRNDIPADSTGVRQVLPWRP, encoded by the exons ATGGCCGCACAGAATCAAGGTTATTTGCGCAGATTGTGGCACGAATATTGTCTCGGTAGTAGCGTGTACCCTTCGCGATATCTGGCTATGCAGCAGCTGACCATGGCGGAACGGCTTTGGTGGGTTTTTTGGCTCAGCAGTGCCATTGCTGCTTGTATACTGTCCGTCGTTCTGGCCTACCGGCAGTGGGCCTCTAGTCCGGTGTATATCAGCTATGGGAACAACTTGGTTCCCACCTGGGATATACCGTTTCCAGCCGTGACGATATGCCCGATGACCCAGACAAAGGTGGAATATCTGAACCTATCGGATGCTTATCGACGATTGAATGATGACGTGGAACTGGAGAATTATGA ATACGTGTACCTCCGTGCGGTGACACATGTATGTCCGATGGTTGACTTATGGTACACGTTCTATGAACCGTTACGGATGGATGTTATCAAAGTTTTACAAAGTATCGCAATACCGATGGAGGATATGTTCGCCGCCTGTAGATTAAGGAAAGTTCAAGTTCCGTGCTCTGCGATCATTTCGCAATCAATAACGCAATTGGGCATCTGTTACACATTCAATGCAATTTCCAGTGATGATTTGTTCAAGAAAGATAATCTTCAACGCGAGTACAGCTATTCTAGTGCTAACATCAAGTCGGAAGGATGGACTTTGGAGGATGGATATCCGCACACGGGAGATGCAAATACTTATCCGTTTCGTCCGATTGGAATTGGTAAAAAATCTAGTCTTGGACTCGTTTTAATTTCGAGAAAGATCGACCAAGATTCTTGTTGCAAT GGTCCATTTAATGGATATTATGTATCCGTTCATCGTCCGGATGAAGTACCTTTGTTCCGATCACAATATTTTCGATTGCCGCATTTAAGTTTTCTGagtttgaacataaaaccgGAATTAACATTTATTTCGAAAGCTTTGCAAAAGAATAACTTTGAGAG ACGCCAGTGCTATTTCAGCGGAGAACGTGAATTAAGATACTTCAAAGTGTACAATTATAACAACTGTTTGCTTGAGTGTATTGCTAATTATACACTACAGCAGTGTGGTTGTGTGTCGTTCGATATGCCAAGGAGCGCCGAAGTGCATGTCTGTGATGCTTCTGAGAAGTTTTGCTATGAGGACGCTGCCGACGATGTTGTGGCCTCCTATGATGAGTTAAATACGACAGACGAATGGCAGGAACCGTGTGGATGTGTACCGCCATGTACTACCCTTAAGTACGACGTTGAAATCTATAGATTGCCATTAGATTTTAATTCGTTTGCTAAGGCTGCTGGGAATCTATCTAGAAACTATACAGG CATTGAGCCTGCGATGCTAAATATAGGGTTCAAAAATAACTGGATGCTTCCCCTGCAGCGTCGGGAAATGATGGGACTCAGCGATATATTATCACATTTTGGTGGCCTATTTGGACTCTTgatgggagctagtgtgatcaGTTTACTGGAGCTGTTGTACTTTTGTTTCGTTCGACCTTGCAGGAATGACATTCCGGCTGATTCAACTGGAGTTCGCCAGGTGCTACCTTGGAGGCCCTAG